ACCTTAAAACACTTTATAGCAAATGAGAACCACCCACAGAATACCTTAAAACACACAAACACAAATGTTCAATTTCAATTTCGCAATGCAAGCACAAATCCAAGAACaataaaatcaataattatAGAATGCAGTTAAAAGAGGACACTAGGCTCAACACCAGAACAAGAGAGTTGCCTTGATGGTGCGACAGAAGGCCAAATAGCGAAGATGCTCCACCAAATAGCGAGGGTCAAGCAGAAGATGCTCCGCCAAACGGTATCATCGCAGCAGAGGGTTTTGCCCCAAACGGCGTCGTGGCAGAGGAAGTTCCACCAAAAGACGGTGTGGAGAACAAGGAGGAGCCTGAACTCGCGGCACCGAAAATGGAAGAACCGGAACTCGAAGCTGCCGTAGTGGAAGCCGAAGAAGCAGAGCTGAACAGAGACGGAGCTGGAGCAGAAGCCAAGCGAGATGCGGTCGGCGCGGACCCAAAACCGAAGGAAAATGACGGCGCAGAGGCTACGGAGGAGGAAGGTGTAGAGCCAAAGTCGAAGGAGGGTGTGGTAGTAGTGGCGCCGCCGCTTCCTCCTGCGGTGGAGGATGAAGAAGCGAATGAGAAAGAGAATTGACTTGGTGAGGAAGAAGCGGCGGAGCTAGGGTTTGCGGTGTTGGTAGTGGAAGAGAAGGGGGAAGAGGGTTGCGTTTATGGGCTCCACAGAGAGAGGGTCTGGT
Above is a genomic segment from Arachis stenosperma cultivar V10309 chromosome 1, arast.V10309.gnm1.PFL2, whole genome shotgun sequence containing:
- the LOC130980317 gene encoding uncharacterized protein LOC130980317, which codes for MPPSIWMPEYEESYRISRERLTNVPLRRFFLTKSILFLIRFFILHRRRKRRRHYYHTLLRLWLYTFLLRSLCAVIFLRFWVRADRISLGFCSSSVSVQLCFFGFHYGSFEFRFFHFRCREFRLLLVLHTVFWWNFLCHDAVWGKTLCCDDTVWRSIFCLTLAIWWSIFAIWPSVAPSSNFTDALPLVKDCSENNKRLIHFFTCEVAFILPCRGYKWMTFGETGTARSAIGSSLIYYGIPKGACIGIYFINRPEWLIVDHACAAYLYISMPLYDTLGPDAVRYIVNHAAVQ